From Triticum aestivum cultivar Chinese Spring chromosome 4A, IWGSC CS RefSeq v2.1, whole genome shotgun sequence, a single genomic window includes:
- the LOC123081879 gene encoding uncharacterized protein, with product MGLPARLIRGWCGLAVLCLRLCATSCNPDVAPIEPLPSRSLQCFEDGQVYGCCEGALRLDASGVIGVPLGAVDYYCGGACVVETEDVLNCVASALDGFSFRNGASVEGARYALRRGCSHTIKRGDFNALEPPTGNYPDIYGDYRGHGCRATTPPRSSINLLAFLGAAWLLLIQGR from the exons ATGGGCCTCCCCGCTCGACTCATCCGCGGCTGGTGCGGCTTGGCAGTCCTTTGCCTGCGCCTGTGCGCAACATCCTGCAACCCAG ACGTTGCGCCGATAGAGCCTCTGCCCTCGAGGTCACTGCAGTGCTTTGAGGACGGCCAG GTGTACGGGTGCTGCGAGGGCGCGCTCCGGCTGGACGCGTCGGGGGTGATCGGCGTGCCGCTGGGGGCGGTGGACTACTACTGCGGCGGGGCGTGCGTGGTGGAGACGGAGGACGTGCTCAACTGCGTGGCCAGCGCGCTGGACGGCTTCAGCTTCCGCAACGGCGCCTCCGTGGAGGGCGCGCGCTACGCCCTCAGGAGGGGGTGCAGCCACACCATCAAGAGAGGGGACTTCAACGCTTTGGAGCCACCCACGGGCAACTACCCGGACATCTACGGTGACTACCGCGGCCATGGCTGCAGGGCTACTACGCCTCCTCGCAGCAGCATCAACTTGCTCGCGTTTCTAGGTGCCGCCTGGCTGCTGCTCATTCAGGGTCGCTGA
- the LOC123085650 gene encoding protein SHORT ROOT IN SALT MEDIUM 1, whose product MFPKKGPNPYGQPPQYGAQQPYGKIPVSVGYAASAAAAGGTDGHQFGGNAAQGAVGQYGGPYAAVYGAQKVGGLASKGPSSSGLPNLQAHQTSLSESSKFSSGAVGSSLGRPNDDYLASRAYVPKLEQYSTHYELERRMYGEQSANFGRRDGFNDLDRRYPDHIPGSHQVSSTRHQQLLKTPPQPVSDIRQADYFAGRTAGPVHQGSQEVSAYGRVEADHHSLSIAGSVPYGGQQQASILGGTQRTNMDSLVYGQGSSGSGYVMGLPPGRDYASGKSLLHPSSESDYRDSILPRVHPSIPMVDERTRDRVGYRRELDLRDEEHRRGLLWEREKEREREREQELRNHEMEREQDREREHQRLRERERERGRERERVRLRERRENERERDRKHVAIPRREHTPPRTPGERRRSSSVRPEKPLRRLSPRRDVLHRPRSPVKQLKREYICKVFPFRLVDAERDYLSLTKRYPRLVISPDVSKVVLNWPKGNLNLSMRTPVSLEHDIHEVDDKTNERTVLSSEKSYSTGTPDTVWNVKVLLMSGMSNGAFADICSLRSAEERIAHWNNVLKFAVFKKDHALITIGGPWSAAIDGGDPLIDCSCLVRTAIRCTKELVQIDLSNCTHWNHFLEVHYNRIGKDGLFSHKEITVLFVPNLSECIPLVELWKKTWITYRNSKVDREKLAIKSENAPCDTKEQKEGADDGHMREGDICKDAIKIEKVDTKMDEQGKDGEAKFAENEGKPLDNAVEHNKKGGDVQGNTSGDASVHHAVEDKKPTRRKVIRKVIRKVVREKPTAETSIDKSSQVDKAVVAETTNKTVEEQVEQTTEDVSKEKDGTGINLQPETNRTGKKKVIRRIIKRKVPASGSKLITPAVPAETSKQGGEVKQEKNDESLTDAGNSQIKLAERSKIAAEKISDPKKEEKADKAHLCTEDKKSNGDKVSEQEGVNGDDVNKEGGNGTNDKPKDGKEKKIRDLKKDPKQKSLNDAKEKKKSDEPPKHPGFILQTKKSKESKLRPISLSLDGLLDYTTNDTEESVFELSLFAESFSEMLQFRMGCIILSFLEKLHKHYVTKKNRRKRTREDDLTKEGTKSSEKRSKTTEGAHIESTPNNISAPKNDKITEDDKKKMSIDQIPLPATRDEPVAAEKMEDEDPDYEEDPEEVEIYEDDEDMDGDTAEQQDGNLNSREVKLEEVTKEDKLNQKAGKEIELENVACIDEKPVTIAEKGGLVEVGDKAAVSPKGDSAKHEVVDKDLLQAFRYFDKSRVGYIKAEDLRCIVHNLGKFLSNRDVEDLVEAALDESNSARDNRVIYTKLVKIVDL is encoded by the exons ATGTTTCCGAAGAAAGGGCCCAATCCCTACGGCCAGCCGCCGCAGTATGGGGCGCAGCAACCGTACGGCAAAATT CCTGTTAGCGTTGGGTATGCGGCATCTGCTGCAGCAGCTGGTGGCACTGATGGCCATCAGTTTGGCGGCAATGCGGCACAGGGCGCTGTGGGGCAGTATGGAGGGCCTTACGCTGCAGTTTATGGCGCGCAGAAG GTTGGTGGACTTGCTAGCAAAGGTCCAAGTTCTTCTGGTCTTCCCAACCTGCAAGCTCATCAAACATCACTCTCTGAGTCATCGAAGTTCTCATCTGGAGCTGTAGGGTCCAGCCTGGGAAGGCCAAATGATGACTATCTAGCTTCTCGTGCATATGTCCCAAAGCTAGAGCAGTACAGTACGCATTATGAATTGGAGAGAAGGATGTACGGTGAACAGTCAGCTAATTTTGGCAGGAGAGATGGCTTCAATGATTTGGATAGAAGATACCCCGATCATATTCCTGGAAGCCATCAG GTTTCATCGACACGACATCAGCAACTCCTAAAAACTCCACCGCAGCCTGTCTCTGACATACG ACAAGCCGATTACTTTGCAGGAAGGACCGCCGGTCCAGTCCATCAAGGTTCCCAGGAAGTTAGTGCATATGGAAGAGTTGAAGCCGATCATCACAGCTTGTCAATTGCTGGATCTGTTCCATATGGCGGCCAACAACAAGCTTCAATCTTGGGGGGAACTCAGAGGACAAACATGGACAGCCTTGTCTATGGACAAGGGTCATCCGGCAGTGGTTACGTGATGGGCCTACCCCCTGGACGCGACTATGCTTCAGGGAAGAGCTTGCTGCATCCATCTTCAGAGTCTGATTACCGAGATAGCATCTTACCTCGTGTACATCCAAGCATCCCCATGGTTGATGAGCGAACAAGAGACAGGGTTGGTTATCGCCGCGAACTGGATCTAAGAGATGAGGAGCATAGAAGGGGCCTTTTGTGGGAAAGAGAAAAGGAAAGGGAACGGGAACGCGAACAAGAGCTACGAAACCATGAAATGGAAAGAGAGCAAGACAGGGAGCGGGAGCACCAACGACTAAGAGAGCGTGAAAGGGAAAGGGGACGCGAACGAGAAAGAGTACGTCTTCGTGAGCGCCGGGAGAATGAGAGGGAGCGGGATAGGAAGCATGTGGCTATTCCAAGGCGGGAGCACACTCCTCCGAGGACACCTGGTGAAAGGCGGCGTTCTTCTTCTGTTAGACCTGAGAAGCCTTTGCGGCGGCTTTCGCCTCGACGTGATGTCCTGCATAG GCCTCGTTCACCTGTTAAACAACTAAAGAGAGAATATATTTGCAAG GTCTTTCCATTTCGCTTGGTGGATGCTGAGAGGGACTACTTATCTTTGACAAAGCGATATCCTAGACTAGTGATTTCTCCAGATGTTTCTAAG GTTGTCTTGAACTGGCCAAAAGGAAACCTTAATCTTTCAATGCGCACACCAGTCAG TTTGGAGCATGACATCCATGAAGTGGATGATAAGACCAATGAAAGAACAGTTTTATCTTCAGAGAAATCGTACAGCACCGGTACTCCAGACACTGTTTGGAACGTAAAG GTTCTCTTGATGAGTGGTATGAGCAACGGTGCCTTCGCTGATATATGTTCGTTGAGAAGTGCCGAGGAACGAATAGCGCACTGGAACAATGTCTTGAAATTTGCTGTATTTAAGAAGGATCATGCACTTATTACAATTGGAGGTCCTTGGAGTGCAGCAATAGATGGTGGAGATCCATTGATTGACTGTTCGTGCTTGGTGCGAACTGCTATCAG ATGCACTAAAGAACTGGTTCAGATTGATCTATCTAATTGCACACACTGGAATCATTTCCTCGAG GTCCATTACAACAGAATTGGCAAAGATGGACTCTTTAGTCATAAAGAGATTACCGTACTGTTTGTGCCAAACCTGTCAGAATGCATACCTTTGGTAGAGTTATGGAAGAAAACCTGGATTACATACAGAAATTCAAAAGTAGACAGGGAGAAACTGGCTATAAAGAGTGAAAAT GCCCCTTGTGATACAAAGGAACAGAAGGAAGGAGCAGATGATGGTCATATGAGGGAGGGGGATATTTGCAAGGATGCTATCAAAATTGAGAAAGTTGATACTAAAATGGATGAGCAGGGCAAAGATGGGGAGGCAAAGTTTGCTGAGAATGAAGGGAAACCACTTGATAACGCTGTGGAACATAATAAGAAGGGTGGGGACGTTCAAGGAAATACCTCAGGCGACGCCTCCGTTCACCATGCAGTTGAGGATAAAAAGCCCACGCGAAGGAAAGTAATAAGGAAGGTTATCAGAAAAGTTGTTCGTGAAAAGCCAACTGCTGAAACTTCAATTGACAAATCATCTCAGGTGGACAAGGCTGTGGTGGCAGAAACCACAAACAAAACTGTGGAAGAGCAGGTTGAACAAACAACCGAGGATGTTAGTAAAGAAAAGGATGGAACTGGCATTAATCTGCAACCTGAGACCAATAGAACTGGGAAGAAGAAAGTAATTCGAAGGATTATTAAGAGAAAAGTTCCTGCTTCAGGATCCAAGTTGATTACACCTGCTGTACCTGCAGAAACAAGTAAACAAGGAGGGGAAGTTAAACAAGAAAAGAATGATGAAAGCTTGACTGATGCTGGAAATTCTCAGATTAAGCTGGCAGAACGGTCGAAGATTGCTGCTGAAAAGATTTCAGATCCGAAGAAAGAAGAAAAGGCAGATAAGGCCCATCTATGTACCGAGGATAAAAAATCAAATGGAGATAAGGTTAGTGAACAGGAAGGTGTGAATGGAGATGATGTGAATAAAGAGGGGGGAAATGGAACGAATGATAAGCCAAAGGATGGTAAAGAGAAAAAGATTAGGGACCTGAAGAAGGATCCAAAGCAAAAGTCACTTAACGACGCCAAAGAGAAGAAGAAATCTGATGAACCTCCTAAACATCCAGGATTCATTCTGCAGACAAAGAAGAGTAAAGAGTCTAAA CTCCGTCCAATATCCCTTTCATTGGATGGCCTACTAGACTATACAACCAATGACACAGAGGAATCTGTTTTTGAG CTTTCGCTGTTTGCTGAGTCGTTCAGTGAAATGCTTCAATTCAGAATGGGCTGCATTATCCTGTCTTTTCTTGAG AAACTACACAAGCACTATGTTACAAAGAAGAACCGACGTAAGCGCACAAGAGAGGATGATCTAACGAAGGAAGGCACAAAATCATCAGAAAAGAGATCAAAGACAACTGAAGGTGCTCACATTGAAAGTACCCCTAATAATATCAGTGCTCCAAAAAACGATAAAATAACGGAAGATGATAAGAAAAAGATGAGCATAGATCAGATACCTTTACCAGCTACTCGTGATGAACCTGTAGCAGCAGAGAAGATGGAGGATGAAGATCCTGACTATGAAGAAGATCCTGAGGAGGTAGAAATATATGAAGACGATGAGGACATGGATGGTGATACTGCTGAGCAACAG GATGGTAATTTGAACAGTAGAGAGGTCAAATTAGAAGAAGTAACAAAAGAAGATAAACTGAACCAGAAAGCAGGGAAGGAGATCGAATTAGAAAATGTTGCCTGTATAGATGAAAAGCCTGTTACTATAGCAGAGAAAGGAGGTTTGGTAGAAGTTGGCGATAAGGCAGCTGTATCACCGAAAGGAGATTCAGCAAAACATGAAGTAGTTGATAAGGACCTGTTGCAG GCTTTTCGCTACTTTGACAAGAGCAGAGTGGGCTATATCAAG GCAGAAGATCTAAGGTGCATTGTTCACAACCTGGGGAAGTTCTTGTCTAATAGGGACGTGGAG GACTTGGTGGAGGCCGCGCTTGATGAGAGCAATTCGGCAAGGGATAATCGTGTTATCTATACAAAGCTTGTGAAGATAGTGGATCTCTGA